Proteins encoded in a region of the Anopheles aquasalis chromosome 2, idAnoAquaMG_Q_19, whole genome shotgun sequence genome:
- the LOC126570789 gene encoding uncharacterized protein LOC126570789, with protein MGDHYASVMFRTTVTYRSKKDPAEKSINLIMKTKPEAEGMKKDLLEDDQLFSIEIRMYQKVLPEMARLLQGIGEEYKYPRYIYGSLKPLTILILEDISSQGWVMDELIQTYDDMKPIVKAIAMFHAASVVIESNDPTFAEENNFSLAEVMLGFKPLINKGFDDLMYLTKTYPEFAHFATPLENFKRNLSNFLIPLYKPSTTIQNVLIHGDFQYKNMLHQIDENRRHTDTMLIDYQACNWATPAVDLFNLLDIIADQPVKDNHRDELLMLYHQHFSDLLKRLGFVGKIPTLLDLQLELLRCEGFEMFHYAIFTTFRYIGPGPLDLDAMLRGEINNPALDDPEFRKLMLKELTRFLHHGILNQE; from the exons ATGGGTGATCATTACGCAAGTGTGATGTTCCGCACTACCGTTACCTACCGTTCGAAGAAGGATCCTGcggaaaaatcgatcaatttgattatgaaaacgaaaccggaagcggaaggaaTGAAGAAGGACCTGCTGGAAGATGATCAACTGTTCAGCATTGAGATCCGTATGTACCAGAAGGTGTTGCCGGAAATGGCGAGGCTGTTGCAGGGTATCGGCGAGGAGTATAAGTACCCGAG GTACATCTATGGTTCATTGAAACCACTAACGATTCTCATACTTGAAGATATCAGCAGCCAGGGCTGGGTGATGGATGAACTGATTCAAACGTACGACGATATGAAACCGATCGTTAAAGCTATTGCAATGTTTCATGCTGCCTCGGTGGTAATCGAGAGTAAC GATCCTACATTTGCAGAAGAGAACAATTTTTCCTTGGCTGAAGTAATGCTGGGATTCAAACCATTGATCAATAAGGGCTTTGATGATTTGATGTATCTTACGAAGACGTACCCGGAGTTTGCGCATTTTGCAACCCCGCTAGAGAACTTTAAGCGCAATCTTTCAAACTTTCTCATTCCCCTTTACAAACCATCTACCACGATTCAGAACGTTTTGATTCACGGTGATTTCCAGTACAAAAATATGCTTCACCAGATTGATGAGAATCGCCGGCATACCGATACAATGCTGATTGATTATCAGGCATGCAACTGGGCAACGCCGGCAGTCGATTTATTCAATCTGCTCGACATAATAGCCGATCAACCGGTGAAGGACAATCATCGGGACGAACTGCTAATGCTCTATCATCAACACTTCAGCGATCTGTTGAAACGGTTGGGGTTTGTCGGTAAAATACCGACACTTCTGGATCTGCAGCTCGAGCTTTTGCGCTGTGAAGGATTTG AGATGTTTCATTACGCAATCTTTACGACATTTCGCTACATCGGACCAGGTCCGTTGGATTTGGATGCTATGTTGAGGGGTGAGATCAATAACCCTGCTCTGGACGACCCAGAGTTCAGGAAACTTATGCTCAAAGAGCTGACTCGATTCTTGCATCACGGAATTTTGAATCAAGAATGA
- the LOC126570785 gene encoding uncharacterized protein LOC126570785, whose product MAFNQDELVSPAWLDDAFFLKVVREMHNDASIELTNECVLRPGTKAGDHFASVMYRTTVTYRSKNDQAEKSINLIMKTKPEAEGLKKELLEDDGLFMIEIKVYSKVLPEIARLLKEIGEEYKYPRFIYGALKPHTIFILEDISYQGWVMDDFIKTFDDMKPIVKNIAMFHAASVMIESSDPHFASEFGFSVADKFMAFDGMVTKGFGDLKHLSKTDSAFAHFEKPLDSFQKSLHDDYVAIFNPPKTVQRVLIHGDFHSKNMLHQVDESGRHTDTILIDYQICNWTTPAIDLYYLLDMIPEQDVKDNHREELICLYHQQFSDLLKRLGFLGKIPTLLDLQLELLRCSGLELFHYAVFSSFRYMDVTKMDIEALLTGQADNPALNNPKFKSMIHRELTRFLHQGVLVA is encoded by the exons ATGGCTTTCAATCAAGATGAACTCGTATCTCCGGCCTGGTTGGATGATGCGTTCTTTCTCAAGGTAGTGCGTGAAATGCACAATGATGCATCGATTGAGTTGACCAACGAGTGTGTGCTACGTCCCGGCACTAAAGCCGGTGATCATTTCGCCAGTGTGATGTACCGTACTACCGTCACCTATCGTTCAAAGAATGATCAAGCGGAAAAATCCATCAATTTGATCATGAAAAcgaaaccggaagcggaagggctgaagaaggagctgctggaagatgatGGACTGTTTATGATCGAGATTAAGGTGTACAGTAAAGTGCTGCCAGAAATTGCGAGGCTGTTGAAAGAGATCGGCGAGGAGTATAAGTACCCAAG GTTTATTTACGGTGCCTTAAAGCCACATACGATCTTCATATTAGAAGACATCAGCTACCAGGGATGGGTGATGgatgatttcattaaaacgTTTGACGATATGAAACCGATCGTGAAGAATATTGCAATGTTTCATGCCGCTTCGGTCATGATAGAAAGCAGC GATCCGCACTTTGCCAGCGAGTTTGGATTTTCAGTGGCTGACAAGTTTATGGCCTTTGATGGGATGGTTACGAAAGGTTTCGGTGATTTGAAACATTTGAGCAAAACGGACTCAGCGTTTGCTCATTTTGAGAAACCGCTAGATAGCTTCCAGAAATCACTTCACGATGACTATGTGGCTATTTTTAACCCTCCGAAGACGGTTCAACGCGTACTGATTCACGGAGACTTCCACAGCAAGAACATGCTGCACCAAGTGGACGAGAGTGGCCGACACACGGATACGATACTGATTGATTACCAGATCTGCAACTGGACCACACCGGCCATCGATCTTTACTATCTGCTCGACATGATACCGGAGCAAGACGTTAAGGACAACCATCGCGAAGAGCTGATCTGTTTATACCATCAACAGTTTAGTGATCTGTTGAAGCGATTGGGCTTTCTAGGGAAAATACCGACACTATTGGATTTGCAGCTTGAACTCCTTCGTTGCAGTGGTCTAG AGCTGTTTCACTACGCGGTGTTTTCTTCATTCCGTTACATGGATGTCACCAAGATGGACATTGAGGCACTGCTCACAGGGCAGGCGGACAATCCCGCATTGAACAATCCGAAGTTTAAAAGCATGATCCATAGAGAGCTAACCCGATTCCTGCACCAGGGAGTCTTGGTCGCATGA